A DNA window from Parabacteroides johnsonii DSM 18315 contains the following coding sequences:
- a CDS encoding SDR family NAD(P)-dependent oxidoreductase, whose amino-acid sequence MASARKIIIIGATSGIGYEITQLYRKQGWRIGIAGRRTELLAKIRSEAPDQIETAQIDITCQDAPNKLAELIDKVGGMDVFLLSSGIGSQNRDLNPDIELSTVQTNTVGFTRMVVAAYDYFKRQGGGQLAVISSIAGTKGLGAAPSYSATKRYQNTYIEALDQLARMEKLPIVFTDIRPGFVKTDLLKNDKYPMLMSPQYVARKIVKAIERKKRHSVIDWKYAVLVFLWKLIPNVVWRRLPIHN is encoded by the coding sequence ATGGCATCAGCAAGAAAAATCATTATCATCGGAGCTACTTCAGGCATCGGATACGAGATCACTCAACTGTACCGTAAGCAGGGATGGCGGATCGGGATTGCCGGACGACGGACGGAATTGCTCGCAAAAATCCGGTCGGAAGCACCTGACCAAATCGAAACGGCACAAATAGACATAACTTGTCAGGATGCCCCGAACAAATTAGCGGAGTTAATCGATAAAGTCGGCGGAATGGATGTCTTCTTGCTTAGTTCCGGAATCGGCAGCCAGAATCGGGACCTGAATCCCGACATAGAATTATCAACGGTCCAGACAAATACGGTCGGTTTCACCCGAATGGTCGTTGCCGCATACGACTACTTTAAAAGGCAAGGCGGCGGCCAATTAGCCGTGATCAGTTCCATCGCCGGTACAAAAGGATTGGGAGCCGCTCCTTCCTATTCCGCAACCAAGCGCTACCAGAATACTTATATCGAGGCACTCGACCAGTTGGCACGGATGGAAAAGCTCCCGATCGTATTCACGGATATCCGCCCCGGATTTGTAAAGACAGATCTGTTGAAAAACGATAAATACCCGATGCTGATGTCTCCGCAATATGTTGCCCGAAAAATAGTAAAGGCAATCGAACGGAAGAAACGACACTCCGTAATCGACTGGAAATATGCTGTTTTAGTATTTCTATGGAAGTTGATTCCCAACGTTGTATGGAGGCGATTACCCATCCACAATTAG
- a CDS encoding amino acid permease, whose amino-acid sequence MGLFIKKPLEALQAEANQTGSKSLKRVLGPWSLVALGVGVIIGAGLFSITGTVAAGYTGPAITLSFAIAAIGCCFAGLCYAEFASMIPVAGSAYTYSYATMGELIAWIIGWDLVLEYTVAATTVSISWSRYLVVFLEGIGINLPTAFTACPWDGGIVNIPAFLIVVLMSIFLIRGTEGSSIFNGIIVFLKVSVVLIFVFLGWKYINTDNYIPYIPANTGTLGEYGLSGVLRGAAIVFFAFLGFDAVSTAAQEAKNPKRDMPIGILVSLLVCTILYMLFAHVMTGVAHYSEFGGQQGIAPVAIAIGHMGEVDASGVLHPDYPWMNKAIVLAILFGYCSVIMVTLLGQSRVFLSMSHDGLLPPFFSHINEKFRTPARSNLLFMVLVGLLAAFVPARLAGEMTSIGTLFAFTLVCAGVLVVRKTMPDVHRAFKTPLVPFVPVAGIITCLCMMLFLPADTWIRLVLWMLIGLDIYACYGIKHSKLEYNQANRRGHLALNMIGIVLAILCVITGLWHQQTVGWEESKVLLIISFVFAFTHLAFYMVRIWKQTTKVF is encoded by the coding sequence ATGGGATTATTCATTAAAAAGCCTTTGGAAGCCTTGCAGGCCGAAGCCAATCAAACGGGAAGTAAATCATTAAAACGGGTATTAGGCCCCTGGAGTCTGGTCGCACTCGGTGTGGGAGTCATTATCGGAGCCGGACTTTTCTCCATAACCGGAACAGTCGCCGCCGGATATACAGGACCGGCCATTACACTTTCATTCGCCATTGCCGCAATCGGATGTTGCTTTGCCGGACTTTGTTATGCAGAGTTTGCTTCGATGATTCCGGTTGCCGGGAGTGCCTATACATACTCATACGCGACGATGGGCGAACTGATCGCTTGGATTATCGGTTGGGATTTGGTTTTAGAATATACGGTTGCTGCAACGACGGTCAGCATCAGCTGGAGCCGTTATCTCGTCGTCTTTTTGGAAGGGATCGGAATCAACCTTCCGACAGCTTTCACCGCCTGCCCCTGGGATGGAGGGATTGTCAATATCCCGGCATTCCTGATCGTTGTCCTGATGAGTATCTTTCTGATCCGCGGGACGGAAGGGAGTTCTATCTTTAACGGGATCATCGTCTTTCTGAAAGTGTCGGTCGTCCTGATATTCGTCTTTTTAGGATGGAAATATATCAATACGGACAATTACATACCTTATATTCCGGCAAACACTGGTACGTTAGGCGAATATGGACTATCAGGTGTCCTACGCGGAGCGGCCATTGTGTTCTTCGCTTTTTTAGGCTTCGATGCTGTCAGTACAGCTGCCCAGGAAGCCAAAAACCCCAAAAGGGATATGCCGATCGGAATCCTCGTCTCATTGCTTGTATGTACCATATTATATATGTTGTTCGCCCACGTCATGACAGGCGTAGCCCATTATTCCGAATTTGGCGGCCAACAGGGAATAGCTCCCGTGGCAATTGCGATAGGACATATGGGAGAAGTAGATGCTTCGGGTGTACTTCATCCGGATTACCCTTGGATGAATAAGGCAATCGTCCTTGCCATTTTATTCGGATATTGCTCAGTCATTATGGTGACATTGTTAGGGCAGAGTCGCGTTTTCCTCAGCATGAGCCACGACGGTCTGTTACCTCCGTTCTTTTCGCATATCAATGAAAAGTTCAGAACACCCGCCCGCAGCAATCTGCTGTTTATGGTACTCGTCGGTCTGCTGGCGGCTTTCGTTCCGGCACGCCTGGCAGGTGAAATGACCAGTATCGGAACCCTTTTCGCCTTTACGCTGGTTTGTGCAGGTGTGCTTGTGGTCAGGAAAACAATGCCCGATGTACATCGTGCTTTCAAGACTCCGTTGGTCCCGTTTGTTCCGGTTGCCGGGATCATCACTTGTCTGTGCATGATGCTTTTCCTACCGGCCGACACTTGGATCCGACTGGTGCTGTGGATGTTGATCGGGCTGGATATTTATGCCTGCTACGGCATCAAACATAGCAAGCTGGAATACAATCAAGCCAACCGTCGCGGTCATCTGGCACTGAATATGATCGGGATCGTCCTTGCTATCCTTTGTGTGATCACGGGACTTTGGCATCAGCAAACCGTCGGTTGGGAAGAAAGTAAAGTCCTGCTGATCATCTCTTTTGTTTTTGCCTTTACGCATCTGGCCTTTTATATGGTCCGGATATGGAAGCAAACGACTAAAGTTTTTTAA
- a CDS encoding SGNH/GDSL hydrolase family protein, producing the protein MKNSRRDFLKKGALAGFGTLMIPEIAKAAVKENTSVHAPKINLKKDCVILFQGDSITDCGRDKNSNRCNTMEQFGSGYVLFTATQLLEKKAALQPKVYNRGISGNKVYQLRERWEIDCLAFQPDVLSILIGVNDYWHTLTHAYKGTVETYENDLRALLKYTKEKLPNTQIVLCEPFTLRDGTAIEDSKWYPMFDEFRKSARKLSEEFNTVFVPFQSGFDAAVKLAPARYWSNDGVHPDLPGRQLMANMWMEATGLK; encoded by the coding sequence ATGAAGAATTCCAGAAGAGACTTCCTTAAAAAGGGAGCATTGGCAGGGTTCGGCACCCTGATGATCCCGGAGATCGCAAAAGCCGCTGTAAAAGAAAATACATCTGTACATGCTCCGAAGATTAATCTGAAAAAAGATTGTGTGATCCTGTTCCAGGGAGATTCCATCACAGACTGCGGTCGAGACAAGAATAGTAACCGTTGCAATACGATGGAACAGTTTGGTAGTGGTTATGTGCTCTTTACCGCTACTCAGTTGTTAGAGAAGAAAGCGGCTTTGCAGCCAAAGGTTTACAATCGCGGTATCAGCGGCAATAAAGTCTATCAGCTTCGTGAACGCTGGGAGATTGATTGCCTTGCTTTCCAGCCGGATGTCCTAAGTATCCTGATCGGGGTGAATGATTACTGGCATACGTTGACACATGCTTATAAAGGAACGGTCGAGACATACGAAAACGATCTGCGCGCCTTGTTGAAGTATACGAAAGAGAAACTTCCGAATACGCAAATTGTCCTTTGCGAGCCTTTCACTTTGCGTGACGGAACGGCTATAGAAGATTCCAAATGGTATCCGATGTTCGATGAATTCCGTAAATCCGCCCGTAAACTGTCGGAGGAGTTCAATACTGTATTCGTACCTTTCCAATCGGGATTCGATGCTGCGGTGAAACTGGCTCCGGCACGTTATTGGTCGAATGACGGTGTGCATCCAGATTTACCCGGTCGCCAGCTAATGGCAAACATGTGGATGGAAGCAACTGGATTAAAGTAA